In Ferrimicrobium sp., the following are encoded in one genomic region:
- a CDS encoding amidase: MPELFNQMPTAIELAGLIRSRQISPVEVLTYTAERIHALNPQVNAIVWSDDEEAKRRASAMTDVLVHTSDEELPPFFGVPLPIKDLTEVAGWPATYGSLAVSDEPKLESELVVRAFERAGFLLFGRTNAPEFGPIPVTENLRYGVTRNPWDLDRTPGGSSGGAAAAVAAGMFSIAHGNDGGGSIRIPASCCGLVGLKVARGRVPSRNFSWEGGSVEGVLGRDVADVATVLDQIAGPDPLQWYNAPAPEQPFANALAGEPARLRIGMVTTAPFGLPVDPACLGAVEATAQTLESLGHVIESFELPNIDDFLGPFLNIVNTGLAGYRDVDWTKTDLHIQRNREAALGVSSLDYVQSVADLQRWTRGFLSRWGSDFDILLSPTMAILPPRAGAVLEELHASGETSSSSLTVLQMAVFTSAFNMTGQPAISLPVHVTATGIPVGIQLVAGPWDEYTLLGLAAQLERAFGWRERRLPFPASQE, from the coding sequence ATGCCCGAACTCTTCAATCAGATGCCGACGGCCATCGAACTTGCAGGGTTGATCCGGTCGCGCCAGATCAGCCCAGTGGAGGTGTTGACCTATACCGCCGAACGGATTCACGCGCTCAACCCACAGGTGAATGCTATTGTCTGGTCCGATGACGAGGAGGCGAAACGGCGCGCATCGGCGATGACGGATGTGCTCGTTCATACGAGTGATGAGGAACTCCCGCCCTTTTTTGGGGTGCCACTCCCGATCAAGGATCTCACCGAGGTGGCGGGTTGGCCGGCGACCTACGGGTCCCTAGCGGTCTCAGACGAGCCCAAACTCGAGAGCGAGTTGGTGGTGCGCGCCTTCGAACGGGCGGGGTTTCTGCTCTTTGGACGCACCAACGCTCCTGAGTTTGGCCCGATCCCAGTGACGGAGAATCTCCGTTATGGGGTCACTCGAAACCCATGGGATCTTGATCGCACGCCCGGGGGATCGAGCGGAGGGGCGGCTGCGGCAGTAGCGGCCGGGATGTTCTCCATCGCCCACGGCAATGACGGTGGAGGTTCGATCCGGATTCCCGCCTCCTGTTGTGGACTTGTAGGTCTGAAGGTGGCTCGCGGAAGGGTCCCGTCCCGTAACTTCTCGTGGGAGGGTGGCTCGGTCGAGGGTGTCCTCGGTCGCGACGTCGCGGACGTGGCGACGGTGCTCGATCAGATTGCCGGACCCGATCCGCTGCAGTGGTACAACGCTCCTGCGCCTGAACAACCCTTTGCGAACGCCCTTGCTGGGGAGCCAGCACGACTACGAATCGGCATGGTGACGACCGCTCCCTTTGGCCTGCCAGTCGATCCCGCATGTCTAGGGGCTGTCGAGGCTACGGCTCAGACACTTGAATCCCTCGGCCACGTAATCGAGTCGTTCGAACTGCCCAATATCGATGACTTCCTGGGTCCATTTCTGAACATCGTGAACACAGGCCTCGCGGGCTATCGCGATGTGGATTGGACAAAGACGGATCTGCACATCCAGCGGAACCGCGAGGCCGCCCTAGGGGTCTCGAGCCTTGACTACGTGCAATCCGTCGCCGATCTCCAGCGCTGGACGCGCGGATTCCTCAGTCGATGGGGGAGTGACTTCGATATCCTGCTCAGCCCGACGATGGCGATTCTTCCTCCTCGCGCTGGTGCGGTACTCGAGGAGCTGCACGCATCTGGTGAGACGTCGAGCTCTTCGCTCACCGTTCTGCAGATGGCGGTATTCACCTCTGCGTTCAACATGACGGGACAGCCCGCAATCTCATTGCCGGTTCACGTGACTGCGACTGGCATACCTGTGGGTATCCAGTTGGTGGCGGGTCCTTGGGATGAGTACACGTTGCTCGGTTTAGCGGCGCAACTCGAGCGGGCATTTGGCTGGCGTGAACGTCGACTCCCGTTCCCTGCATCGCAGGAGTAA
- a CDS encoding SEC-C metal-binding domain-containing protein has translation MEFDDELLNAVHEELGRDALPIGILATRLREREDLTSLVGVPSEELAEILREELPSTGEFWLTRNEMVIAIDNMLDGVKLAHWVTSFELEHEVLEAFPDLALIDCDLVEAIPLADGGELAFEVGSDLGFAEQEDAESKFFYKGSRDWLRSIEEPSLAVLARRDGVIAVELGEHIGDGVREEEAIREAFDELSEAGEPLDAIELLLEVLARDATLFRSPVPPFTDLCERVGLKAVGSVVYVAGDELSAGGMVRDAIAKQFGFDRCCETAFTEVLVYLLGALSDDDPVDDDDEEQLGRVILGHLAHGSVTPALGETILEDSGEPSTVLDAFLARLSAAGLESAQTHYLQALNLERDGAVVEAKQELELAIRLDPWYRPALEELAWYVSDSGDLRRADGLYARAGVDEDEPERAYLQDLLSQPAPGVGRNDPCPCGSGRKYKLCCLGDRTRPIERRIGLLYQKIVTFALRSQNQDLVRPIMETMEDSEVEALQGATLPFLIDLIAMSREMLERFLNVRGTLLPADELQLVREWVDLGPSLWQVVAIDPGTSITMFDTIGGLSRVVQERSMASEISVGDYLYVRVVPAGTGFQVIGIPLRLSAVQRETLLVTLSAGGGPTELAAWIRSMSTPVEMRTFDDEEVVFCESVLVSQTTSWEEMTPVLDKLFERDQGERWKVIDRSASHGMVRGWLERVDDQLVVTTNAVEREESILGMLMGAIDDLEIVEATRRDFEEVQEDREDVSLSPTSRSRQLTEEQIASKEVQAALEKFIREREMAWLDESIPALHGLTPRQAAQDLTRREELVALLNEFDHYPTPGAGAVTFDVDRLRALLGIGRDG, from the coding sequence ATGGAGTTTGATGATGAATTGCTGAACGCCGTCCATGAGGAACTTGGTCGCGATGCGCTGCCCATCGGGATCCTCGCCACTCGCCTGCGTGAACGAGAGGATCTCACCTCGCTGGTAGGGGTCCCTAGTGAAGAGCTTGCAGAGATACTCCGAGAGGAACTTCCCTCAACGGGCGAGTTCTGGCTGACCCGGAACGAGATGGTGATCGCAATCGACAACATGCTCGATGGTGTCAAGCTCGCTCATTGGGTGACGTCATTCGAGCTTGAGCATGAGGTGCTCGAAGCCTTCCCTGATTTAGCTCTCATTGACTGCGATTTAGTCGAGGCCATCCCATTAGCTGATGGCGGTGAGCTTGCCTTCGAGGTTGGCTCTGATCTTGGCTTCGCGGAACAAGAGGATGCAGAATCAAAGTTCTTCTACAAAGGAAGTCGGGATTGGTTGCGAAGTATCGAGGAACCCTCGTTGGCGGTGCTAGCGCGCCGTGATGGCGTGATCGCTGTGGAGTTAGGTGAACACATCGGCGACGGTGTCCGCGAGGAGGAGGCGATCCGGGAGGCATTCGATGAGCTCAGTGAAGCTGGAGAGCCACTCGACGCCATCGAGCTGCTCCTTGAGGTGCTGGCTCGTGACGCAACTCTTTTTCGCAGTCCGGTGCCACCCTTCACCGATCTGTGCGAACGTGTCGGCTTGAAGGCGGTCGGTTCAGTTGTCTATGTTGCTGGCGATGAGCTCAGCGCGGGCGGGATGGTCAGGGATGCCATCGCAAAGCAGTTTGGTTTTGACCGTTGTTGTGAGACAGCCTTTACTGAGGTGCTCGTCTACTTGCTGGGAGCGTTGAGTGATGACGACCCTGTTGATGACGATGATGAAGAGCAGCTGGGCCGGGTTATCTTGGGGCATCTTGCTCATGGTAGTGTGACACCAGCACTGGGCGAAACCATTCTCGAGGACAGTGGTGAACCCAGTACCGTTCTAGACGCATTTCTTGCAAGGCTGAGCGCTGCTGGGCTTGAGTCGGCGCAAACCCACTACTTGCAGGCGTTGAATCTAGAGCGTGATGGTGCAGTGGTAGAGGCCAAACAAGAGCTTGAGTTGGCAATCAGGTTGGACCCTTGGTATCGTCCAGCCTTGGAGGAGTTGGCCTGGTATGTGAGCGATAGTGGCGACCTACGACGTGCTGATGGACTCTACGCAAGGGCCGGGGTCGATGAGGACGAGCCCGAGCGTGCCTACCTGCAGGATCTTTTGTCCCAGCCAGCACCAGGGGTCGGACGCAATGACCCATGTCCTTGCGGATCAGGTCGTAAATACAAACTCTGTTGTCTGGGCGACAGGACTCGACCGATCGAGAGGCGAATTGGCCTGCTCTACCAAAAGATCGTCACCTTTGCGCTCCGGTCCCAAAATCAAGATCTCGTGCGGCCCATCATGGAGACCATGGAAGATAGCGAGGTGGAGGCGCTCCAAGGTGCAACGCTCCCATTCCTTATCGATCTCATAGCAATGAGCCGTGAGATGTTGGAACGTTTTCTCAACGTCCGGGGCACGCTTTTGCCAGCTGACGAGCTCCAATTGGTCCGCGAGTGGGTCGATCTTGGTCCATCACTGTGGCAAGTCGTTGCGATCGATCCTGGCACCTCCATCACGATGTTCGATACCATCGGTGGTCTCTCGCGAGTGGTGCAAGAGCGGTCGATGGCGAGTGAGATCAGTGTGGGTGACTACCTCTATGTCCGCGTGGTTCCGGCGGGGACAGGGTTTCAGGTCATCGGCATTCCGCTACGGTTGTCAGCGGTACAGAGAGAGACTCTGTTGGTTACCCTTAGCGCAGGGGGTGGTCCGACTGAACTCGCTGCTTGGATCAGGTCGATGTCGACTCCTGTCGAGATGAGGACTTTTGATGATGAGGAAGTCGTGTTCTGCGAGAGCGTGCTTGTCTCGCAGACCACCAGTTGGGAAGAGATGACGCCAGTCCTCGACAAGCTGTTCGAGCGTGACCAGGGAGAGCGTTGGAAGGTCATCGATCGAAGCGCGTCACACGGGATGGTGCGTGGTTGGCTAGAGCGTGTTGATGACCAGTTGGTGGTCACGACGAATGCCGTGGAACGTGAGGAGAGTATCTTAGGAATGCTAATGGGAGCCATCGACGACCTTGAGATCGTTGAGGCAACACGAAGGGATTTTGAGGAGGTACAAGAGGACCGAGAGGACGTGTCTTTGTCACCGACTTCGAGAAGCCGACAGTTGACAGAGGAGCAGATCGCCTCGAAGGAGGTGCAGGCAGCGCTAGAAAAATTTATTCGGGAACGAGAGATGGCCTGGCTTGACGAATCGATTCCGGCATTGCATGGGCTCACTCCACGGCAAGCGGCACAGGATCTAACTCGTCGAGAGGAACTTGTTGCCCTCCTGAACGAATTCGATCATTACCCCACCCCTGGGGCTGGTGCGGTCACCTTTGATGTGGACCGACTGCGTGCACTCCTTGGGATTGGACGCGATGGCTAA
- a CDS encoding GNAT family N-acetyltransferase gives MMTTEVALLRTRADQYLDEAPRADSEAISVGALTLFVSRTPWAYYARPDRSGRAVRPRDLVRLRRACKNWRQPLQLEWICDLHPSLEAVVRKFGLIISEHPLLVMTQEMLEVQRRSVRTVVLDPEDLGLLKARAVAHVAFDQTVGTQAGVVQREARFAQLDADEIRHVFARARSGRTVTGIAVQEGSGAVAVGSYNRVGDTAEIVGVGTLPAYRRRGFGSAVVQLLCENAFANGIQLVLLTAEDEQVAQIYQRLGFRRIGTYMGAEEQGPKVDRGGRS, from the coding sequence ATGATGACGACCGAAGTTGCGTTGCTGCGCACACGGGCTGACCAGTACCTCGATGAGGCTCCGCGCGCAGATAGCGAGGCGATCTCCGTCGGTGCGCTGACGCTGTTCGTAAGCCGCACGCCATGGGCCTATTATGCCCGTCCTGATCGGAGTGGTAGAGCGGTTCGCCCACGAGATCTCGTGCGGTTGCGGCGTGCCTGCAAGAACTGGCGACAACCACTCCAGCTCGAGTGGATCTGCGACCTACACCCATCGCTGGAGGCGGTGGTCCGCAAATTTGGACTGATAATCTCGGAACATCCACTCCTTGTGATGACACAGGAGATGCTCGAGGTGCAAAGGAGGTCAGTGCGCACCGTCGTTCTCGATCCAGAGGACTTGGGGCTGCTCAAGGCTCGCGCTGTCGCCCATGTCGCCTTCGATCAGACGGTGGGCACACAGGCTGGGGTCGTACAGCGGGAGGCTCGGTTTGCCCAACTCGATGCCGACGAGATCCGACATGTTTTCGCGCGGGCACGCTCGGGGCGAACCGTCACGGGGATAGCTGTCCAGGAGGGGAGCGGAGCGGTCGCCGTTGGCTCCTACAACCGGGTGGGTGATACCGCTGAGATCGTTGGCGTTGGAACCCTGCCCGCCTACCGCCGACGTGGCTTTGGATCAGCAGTCGTGCAGCTCTTATGTGAGAACGCCTTCGCAAATGGTATTCAACTTGTTCTCCTTACCGCTGAGGATGAGCAGGTCGCTCAGATCTATCAGCGCCTTGGCTTCCGTCGCATTGGAACCTACATGGGTGCCGAGGAACAAGGGCCAAAGGTGGATCGCGGTGGCCGATCCTGA
- a CDS encoding DinB family protein, translated as MLEGWLNYHRVTLLLKCEGLDEERLNDRPIPTSSLSLHGLVRHLTEVEFYWTSTVLHGITTATRYYCSDSSPDADFNDLETSSFAHDRDAWEEEQRRSDQLMAAFTLDQLSIGGNEPVSLRWILTHLVEEYARHNGHADLLRELLDGAVGC; from the coding sequence ATGCTCGAAGGATGGCTCAACTATCACCGCGTGACGTTGCTCCTCAAATGTGAAGGACTCGATGAGGAACGGCTGAATGACCGGCCCATCCCCACCTCTTCCCTGTCACTGCACGGATTGGTTCGGCATCTGACCGAAGTAGAGTTTTACTGGACGAGCACCGTGCTCCATGGCATCACCACCGCGACGCGTTACTACTGCAGCGACTCCTCCCCTGACGCAGACTTCAACGATCTTGAGACGAGTTCGTTCGCTCACGACCGCGACGCATGGGAAGAGGAACAACGCCGGAGCGATCAATTGATGGCAGCCTTCACGCTTGATCAGCTCAGTATTGGTGGCAATGAGCCAGTCAGCCTCCGCTGGATCCTCACCCATCTCGTCGAGGAGTACGCCCGCCATAATGGACACGCAGATCTCCTTCGAGAACTCCTTGATGGGGCGGTTGGTTGTTGA
- a CDS encoding ice-binding family protein, whose translation MRLKNILLGSNQKVWLAALSVSGSVVLVGGVVAFTPLVAVAASVPSIDLGTAGAYSVLAGSTITNTGNSTLQGDLGLSPGTAVTGFPPGLVSGATNVGNANAEQAQVDTTTAYTQAVDASPSTTQPADLIGLTLSPGVYSVPAGISNLTGTLTLNGQGNPDAVFIFQMPSTLITSSASDIVLENDANACNIFWQVTSSATLGTGSSFQGTIIALTSITADTGATITGRLLARNGAVTLDSNTIANPVCSATTTTTPPTKTTTPPTATPTGATVVPASHTGEPWSGWPWWLGVGIMGSAGLLLLRPRLARAHQIR comes from the coding sequence GTGAGATTAAAAAATATTCTGTTGGGTTCCAATCAAAAAGTATGGTTGGCGGCGCTTTCTGTCAGTGGAAGTGTCGTTCTGGTCGGAGGTGTTGTTGCCTTTACCCCGCTGGTTGCCGTAGCCGCCTCTGTGCCCAGCATTGACCTGGGGACGGCGGGTGCCTACTCGGTGCTGGCCGGCTCTACCATCACGAATACGGGCAATTCGACCCTGCAAGGGGATCTCGGGCTCTCGCCTGGAACTGCGGTAACGGGGTTTCCGCCTGGGCTGGTCAGTGGTGCCACCAATGTCGGTAATGCCAATGCCGAACAGGCACAGGTCGATACAACGACGGCGTATACGCAGGCTGTCGATGCTTCCCCTTCCACGACCCAACCGGCTGATCTGATCGGCCTGACGCTTTCACCTGGAGTCTATTCTGTGCCAGCTGGTATTTCGAACCTGACGGGTACCTTAACCCTTAATGGGCAGGGCAACCCAGATGCAGTGTTCATCTTCCAGATGCCATCAACGTTGATTACGAGCAGTGCAAGCGATATCGTGCTAGAAAACGATGCAAACGCATGCAATATTTTTTGGCAAGTGACGAGTTCGGCAACACTCGGTACGGGTTCATCATTTCAGGGTACGATCATAGCCCTCACCTCAATCACAGCGGACACAGGCGCAACAATTACTGGGCGTCTGTTGGCTCGAAATGGTGCCGTCACCTTGGATTCGAATACGATCGCTAATCCCGTTTGTTCTGCAACGACGACCACCACACCGCCGACCAAGACCACCACACCGCCGACAGCAACTCCAACTGGGGCGACGGTTGTGCCAGCGTCGCACACTGGTGAGCCATGGTCGGGGTGGCCATGGTGGCTTGGAGTGGGAATCATGGGGTCTGCGGGTCTCCTCCTTCTGCGGCCGAGGCTTGCCAGAGCTCACCAGATTCGGTAA
- a CDS encoding class D sortase, with the protein MRYRRRLVRVVGVLLLLGAIVGVAYPLWWQHRQTIEGSREIHRLVGMAAASCTGVSSTGPGVLRIPAVAVVAPVVEGTSEAVLAISVGHESSSPWPGERGTSVLEAHDVGYFASNQLLRPGDIVTYTRACRTYRYRVVGHYILHPGDTIPSPGASGLVLDSCWPTDALWFTPSRLIVTAVLTGVRSDKRVATSVVPTVFVPLLPRGIPTPPNLFDEGWLAGTLTFTGTPALAWKDGPAPLAWERVGLRAFSALRMGEQTRASWLSLLAPGMTPPLVLGGDYSSGTPVDVAEEVQGTSVHSVTITTQIQGVQVSVTATPVAGKLRVTAIEP; encoded by the coding sequence GTGAGATATCGACGGCGACTGGTCCGCGTTGTGGGCGTGCTGCTACTCCTCGGGGCGATTGTTGGCGTGGCCTACCCATTGTGGTGGCAGCATCGCCAAACCATTGAAGGTAGCCGAGAGATTCATCGGCTTGTGGGTATGGCGGCAGCTAGTTGCACTGGTGTGTCGTCAACTGGCCCTGGTGTACTGCGTATTCCCGCGGTGGCGGTGGTCGCTCCCGTTGTGGAGGGCACCTCGGAGGCCGTGTTAGCCATCAGCGTTGGCCATGAGTCATCGAGCCCCTGGCCGGGTGAGCGCGGCACATCGGTCCTTGAGGCACATGACGTGGGTTACTTTGCGAGTAACCAGTTACTTCGCCCAGGTGATATCGTCACCTACACCCGCGCCTGTCGAACCTATCGCTATCGAGTGGTCGGACACTATATCCTTCATCCAGGCGATACCATCCCTTCGCCAGGAGCAAGTGGGCTTGTGCTGGATTCATGCTGGCCAACTGATGCGCTGTGGTTCACCCCGAGTCGTCTTATCGTGACTGCGGTGCTCACCGGGGTGCGTAGCGACAAGCGTGTGGCTACGAGCGTGGTCCCAACGGTGTTCGTGCCACTCCTGCCCCGAGGCATCCCAACGCCCCCCAACCTCTTTGATGAGGGCTGGTTGGCCGGAACCTTGACCTTTACTGGCACACCCGCACTCGCATGGAAGGATGGACCGGCGCCTCTGGCCTGGGAGCGCGTTGGCCTTCGAGCGTTTTCGGCATTGCGAATGGGTGAACAGACCAGGGCATCATGGCTCTCCTTGCTCGCGCCTGGAATGACGCCCCCTCTCGTCCTCGGTGGAGACTATTCCAGCGGGACGCCGGTGGACGTCGCCGAGGAGGTGCAAGGCACTTCGGTACATTCGGTGACCATCACCACGCAAATCCAAGGGGTGCAGGTCTCGGTTACCGCGACCCCGGTTGCTGGGAAGCTTCGTGTTACGGCCATAGAGCCCTAG
- a CDS encoding peroxiredoxin, with product MTRQPPRHHNNHPRRRLIESVAVLLIIGLIGYGVLHFAKGSQAQALNTTSTANNRTVTVSDGYQPPAKGPTIKGSFETLNGQKQTLSSYRGHALMVWFIAGGCASCAVSIPAVANQLHVLANDGITVLPMGLSGDFGPSNHALGKLEAFAKSAAGKAFHDTEWKWGMASAGLSHRYDAAGIPDYYLLVDSHGVITYQNTAPVATIKPLLRAAAKI from the coding sequence ATGACCAGGCAACCACCGCGTCATCACAACAATCACCCCCGCCGCCGACTCATTGAGAGCGTAGCCGTGCTACTCATCATCGGTCTGATCGGCTATGGCGTGCTGCACTTTGCAAAGGGTTCGCAAGCCCAAGCGTTGAACACCACGTCTACCGCCAACAACAGGACGGTGACCGTTAGCGACGGGTACCAACCTCCGGCGAAAGGTCCAACCATCAAGGGTTCCTTCGAGACACTCAACGGCCAAAAACAGACGCTGTCGAGTTATCGGGGACACGCTCTCATGGTTTGGTTCATCGCCGGCGGATGCGCGAGCTGTGCGGTCAGCATTCCCGCCGTCGCAAACCAGCTCCATGTCCTTGCCAACGATGGTATCACCGTCTTGCCAATGGGACTCTCTGGCGATTTTGGACCTAGCAATCACGCCTTGGGTAAGCTCGAGGCCTTCGCCAAGAGTGCCGCAGGGAAAGCATTTCATGATACCGAATGGAAGTGGGGGATGGCGAGTGCGGGGCTGAGCCATCGCTACGATGCGGCGGGGATCCCCGACTACTACCTGCTAGTCGACTCCCATGGCGTCATCACCTATCAGAACACGGCCCCAGTAGCGACGATCAAACCGCTCCTACGGGCGGCGGCCAAAATCTAG